The following proteins come from a genomic window of Terriglobia bacterium:
- a CDS encoding class I SAM-dependent DNA methyltransferase: protein MSDVVGKLWGFCHTLRHDGIDYGDYIEQLTYLLFLKMADERGIDLSKTKYVAGNGREVECDCSWPTLESKSGTALTEHYVSVLQALGKQKGLLGEIFAGALSRFNNPVNLKALLGVIDETEWTQLGVDVKAAAFEGLLEKAASEGKKGAGQYFTPRILIQSIVRCVKPDPRSHKEFTISDPACGSGGFLVSAYEWFIGETKGGALDRELAKRIKKGTYYGQELVARPKRLALMNLYLHGLEPVIKGGDSIYEVPDSQRFDVVLTNPPFGTKGANQVPDRDDFTIETSNKQLNFLQHVLTILKQGGRAAVVVPDNCLFADQAGEVFEILMKDCVLHTVLRLPNGTFSPYSPGTKTNVIFFTKGAPTETVWVYDARSNVPRITKKDRPLTKEHFAEFEKCFGGDPNGRSKRKASDSKEDRWRSFSIAEVKERDYKIDGLKWLKDESLDEFDPDIEPQELATDAIAELKAAVEELNAIVAMLESNGNGNGKSAKPAATGKKA, encoded by the coding sequence ATGAGCGATGTTGTCGGGAAACTGTGGGGCTTCTGTCATACCCTTCGGCATGACGGGATCGATTACGGTGATTACATAGAGCAGCTCACCTACCTTCTCTTTTTGAAGATGGCCGATGAGCGCGGGATCGACCTTTCGAAAACGAAGTACGTGGCCGGGAACGGCAGAGAGGTCGAGTGCGATTGCTCGTGGCCAACGCTCGAATCGAAGTCGGGCACGGCGCTGACTGAGCACTATGTCTCGGTTCTCCAGGCATTGGGAAAGCAGAAAGGGCTGCTGGGCGAGATTTTCGCAGGAGCGTTGTCGCGGTTCAACAATCCCGTGAACCTCAAGGCCCTGCTCGGCGTCATCGACGAGACCGAATGGACGCAGCTTGGTGTGGACGTGAAGGCAGCCGCATTTGAGGGGCTCCTGGAAAAGGCTGCGAGTGAAGGGAAGAAGGGCGCGGGGCAGTACTTCACGCCGCGCATCCTTATTCAGTCGATCGTGCGGTGCGTGAAGCCGGACCCGAGGAGCCACAAGGAATTTACGATCTCCGACCCGGCATGCGGGAGCGGCGGGTTTTTGGTCTCTGCATATGAATGGTTCATCGGGGAGACGAAGGGCGGGGCGCTCGACCGCGAGCTCGCAAAAAGGATCAAGAAGGGAACTTATTACGGGCAGGAGTTGGTCGCCCGGCCGAAGAGGCTCGCGCTGATGAACCTATACCTGCATGGGCTTGAGCCAGTCATCAAAGGTGGCGATTCTATTTACGAAGTTCCTGACTCGCAGCGGTTCGACGTGGTGTTGACCAATCCCCCGTTCGGGACGAAGGGTGCCAACCAAGTTCCGGACCGGGATGATTTCACGATTGAGACCTCGAACAAGCAGCTCAACTTTCTGCAGCATGTGCTGACGATTCTCAAGCAGGGAGGGCGCGCGGCCGTCGTGGTGCCTGACAACTGCCTCTTCGCGGATCAGGCGGGAGAAGTGTTCGAGATCCTGATGAAGGACTGCGTGCTCCATACGGTGCTGCGGCTGCCGAACGGCACGTTCAGCCCGTACAGTCCCGGTACCAAAACGAACGTGATTTTCTTCACTAAAGGTGCGCCGACCGAAACGGTGTGGGTGTACGACGCTCGAAGCAACGTGCCGCGGATCACGAAGAAGGACCGGCCGCTTACGAAAGAGCACTTTGCGGAATTCGAAAAGTGTTTTGGCGGCGATCCGAATGGGCGATCGAAACGGAAAGCGAGCGACTCTAAGGAAGATCGGTGGCGGTCGTTCTCTATCGCGGAAGTGAAGGAGCGCGATTACAAGATCGACGGACTGAAATGGCTGAAGGATGAGTCGCTCGACGAATTTGATCCGGATATTGAGCCGCAGGAACTCGCGACGGATGCGATCGCGGAGCTTAAAGCCGCGGTCGAGGAGTTGAACGCGATCGTGGCGATGCTGGAGTCGAATGGGAACGGGAACGGCAAATCGGCTAAACCTGCAGCGACAGGCAAAAAGGCATGA
- a CDS encoding multicopper oxidase domain-containing protein has product MATRREFLQTTAMAGTAAAIYGALGTKRPWGFNQSSGLGLTLFSQQLRGVGPGGIPVALPDGFSPVTGAAHYSFNIGDFHDTLHPNLGPTSLWGYSPSVALGEGGYPKRHLGGIVVANKDVPIQMTFTNTLPNQHILPVDVSAFFPDAASSKNKTSTHLHGGFVPWISDGGPFSWFDPQGNYGPSVPLSFYELLNPAIQAGQAEYYYPNQQSARMLWYHDHAHETTRLNAYAGIASAYLIRDGFEGNLRNQGLSDFVENGGYELPIIVQDKVFVNGNPLSPNYIFDVDPTWPNYCPSTTGSLWYAHVYDPADLGSNPIFPLPDPSAVPEFFGDTMLANGTVYPEVEVEARRYRFRVLNACSSRFLNLQMYIDDGSPNGITLDKRGKPQNKAALNAAAANPHGAPTSNFLVLGAEGGFLPRPAFVASNTPFNGTATGGSLLLAPAERVDMLFDFSKHVGQQIILYTDAPAPFPDGDAGTDFFPGWNVRNNPVNGITTAGEGPNTRVIMRFKVVPATSVDPLLNISHATDLTLGNDALLVPPGVTTPPPGVPVRQLTLNEEFDDWGRLIQRIGTNVPLYPGTFARFYMDTPTETPTAGSTEVWEFANLTGDTHPIHFHLVNVQIISRQPFKLNTYDGTPNLTGAPVPPPMFERGWKETVRMNPGEVTTVIMKFALPSVSFAVPPSPRLQNEYGITGAEYVYHCHILEHEEHDMMRPLVVL; this is encoded by the coding sequence ATGGCAACTAGACGAGAATTCCTGCAAACGACTGCAATGGCCGGGACTGCCGCAGCGATCTATGGGGCACTCGGCACAAAGCGACCCTGGGGTTTCAACCAGAGCTCAGGGCTTGGACTGACGCTTTTTTCGCAACAACTACGAGGCGTCGGTCCGGGCGGGATACCGGTGGCTCTCCCTGACGGATTTTCGCCTGTCACGGGTGCCGCTCACTACTCTTTCAATATTGGTGATTTCCATGACACGCTGCACCCGAACCTTGGCCCCACTTCCCTCTGGGGCTACAGCCCCTCGGTAGCGCTTGGCGAAGGCGGCTATCCTAAGCGCCATCTGGGCGGCATTGTCGTGGCCAACAAGGACGTGCCTATCCAGATGACTTTCACCAACACTCTTCCCAACCAGCACATCCTGCCGGTTGACGTTAGCGCGTTTTTTCCGGACGCCGCTTCTTCGAAGAACAAAACCTCAACTCACTTGCACGGAGGATTTGTTCCATGGATCAGTGATGGGGGACCGTTCTCATGGTTCGATCCCCAAGGCAATTACGGCCCCAGTGTGCCGCTCAGCTTCTACGAATTGCTGAACCCGGCGATACAGGCGGGACAAGCCGAATACTATTATCCCAACCAGCAGAGCGCGCGCATGTTGTGGTACCACGACCACGCTCACGAAACCACTCGCCTGAATGCCTATGCGGGTATCGCGAGCGCCTACCTTATTCGCGACGGCTTCGAAGGCAATCTACGCAACCAGGGCCTGTCTGATTTTGTCGAGAACGGCGGTTACGAGTTGCCGATCATTGTTCAAGACAAGGTCTTCGTGAATGGCAACCCCCTTTCGCCAAACTACATTTTCGATGTCGATCCGACCTGGCCCAACTACTGTCCGAGCACGACGGGGTCTCTCTGGTACGCCCATGTGTATGATCCCGCCGACCTGGGATCGAATCCCATCTTCCCTTTGCCCGACCCATCTGCTGTTCCGGAATTTTTCGGCGACACGATGCTGGCAAACGGCACGGTGTATCCGGAAGTTGAGGTAGAAGCTCGCAGGTATCGGTTCCGCGTCTTGAATGCCTGCAGTTCCCGGTTCCTCAACCTGCAAATGTACATCGACGATGGAAGCCCGAATGGCATCACGCTCGACAAGAGGGGGAAACCTCAAAACAAGGCGGCTTTGAACGCCGCCGCCGCTAACCCCCATGGCGCTCCCACGAGTAACTTTCTCGTTCTCGGAGCCGAGGGCGGCTTCCTCCCACGGCCGGCGTTCGTAGCCAGTAATACCCCATTCAACGGCACTGCGACGGGTGGGTCCCTCCTGCTGGCACCTGCTGAACGGGTCGATATGCTTTTTGATTTTTCAAAACACGTGGGACAGCAGATCATCCTTTACACCGATGCGCCGGCGCCGTTCCCGGACGGCGACGCAGGCACCGATTTCTTCCCCGGTTGGAACGTTAGAAACAACCCAGTCAATGGCATAACCACCGCTGGCGAAGGACCGAACACGCGTGTCATCATGCGCTTCAAAGTCGTTCCAGCCACCAGCGTGGACCCGCTACTCAACATCAGCCATGCAACCGATCTTACCCTCGGCAATGACGCGCTCCTGGTGCCTCCTGGAGTAACCACGCCACCGCCGGGAGTCCCGGTCAGGCAACTGACACTCAATGAGGAGTTTGACGATTGGGGCCGCCTGATTCAGCGGATTGGCACGAATGTTCCGCTCTATCCCGGGACCTTCGCCAGGTTCTACATGGACACGCCTACCGAGACACCGACGGCGGGAAGCACGGAGGTTTGGGAATTCGCGAATCTCACTGGCGACACTCATCCAATCCACTTCCACTTGGTGAATGTGCAGATCATCTCGCGCCAGCCATTCAAGCTGAACACCTATGACGGGACTCCGAACCTGACCGGTGCCCCTGTGCCTCCGCCGATGTTCGAGAGAGGGTGGAAGGAAACGGTTCGCATGAACCCGGGCGAGGTGACGACGGTGATCATGAAGTTCGCATTGCCGTCCGTTAGCTTCGCCGTACCTCCCAGCCCGAGACTGCAGAACGAATACGGGATCACCGGGGCTGAGTATGTCTACCACTGTCACATCTTGGAGCACGAGGAACACGACATGATGCGGCCACTGGTCGTTCTCTAG
- a CDS encoding restriction endonuclease subunit S, with translation MSTKAQLLREEEITAESDLPEGWAAAEIGEVSHVVGGGTPKTSVSDNFSEDGQPWLTPADLSGFEGMYIKRGRRGLSEKGFRSCGATAMPPGTVLMSSRAPIGYVAIAANPIATSQGFKSFVLPNGIVPEYCYFWLKYKRDDLQELGSGTTFLEISGAKAKEIPFIFAPYEEQRRISRALEEVTSRTKSPLNHLGRAKQLLANFRQSVLAAACSGKLTEEWRVQHPDVDLNQKLDLKKIDGPTEIPDSWIWITFGSILSELKNGISTKPEIEPPGRPILRISAVRSGSVSLEDRRYLRAKEKFSEYGLREGDLLFTRYNGSLDLLGVCGQVRNLGGELLYPDKLMRVRFGHGLVLPSYAEIFFGSTGARERITDGAVSSAGQQGISGAKVKAQPFALPPFEEQDEIVRRVEALFKLADAIEKRVAAATARAENLTQAVLAKAFRGELVSTEAELARREGRDYEPASVLLERIRAERQTKAANRKNNRI, from the coding sequence ATGAGCACCAAGGCACAACTACTGCGCGAAGAGGAAATCACCGCCGAATCGGATTTGCCGGAGGGTTGGGCTGCCGCCGAAATTGGCGAGGTTTCGCATGTTGTTGGGGGTGGAACTCCAAAGACGTCAGTTTCAGACAACTTTTCTGAAGATGGCCAACCGTGGCTAACACCTGCCGACTTGAGCGGATTTGAGGGGATGTACATCAAGAGAGGTAGACGAGGGCTGTCGGAAAAGGGCTTTCGATCCTGCGGCGCAACGGCAATGCCACCGGGAACAGTGCTGATGTCGAGTCGCGCCCCAATCGGATACGTTGCGATTGCCGCGAACCCGATTGCAACGAGTCAAGGATTTAAGAGCTTCGTTCTACCAAACGGCATTGTTCCGGAATACTGCTATTTCTGGTTGAAATATAAACGCGATGATCTTCAAGAACTGGGTAGCGGCACGACTTTTCTTGAAATCTCCGGTGCTAAAGCTAAGGAGATACCGTTCATATTTGCTCCGTATGAAGAGCAGCGGCGCATCTCGAGAGCACTAGAAGAGGTGACGTCCAGGACCAAATCACCTCTAAATCACCTTGGCCGAGCAAAACAGCTTCTAGCAAACTTTCGTCAATCGGTTTTGGCGGCGGCGTGTTCGGGGAAGCTGACGGAAGAGTGGAGAGTGCAGCATCCGGATGTTGACCTTAATCAGAAACTGGACCTGAAGAAAATCGATGGTCCGACAGAGATACCGGATTCCTGGATTTGGATCACCTTCGGGTCGATATTGAGCGAACTCAAGAATGGCATTTCGACAAAGCCCGAGATAGAGCCTCCAGGGAGACCAATTCTTCGCATAAGTGCCGTTCGCTCAGGTAGCGTCAGTCTCGAAGATCGACGCTATTTGCGGGCAAAGGAAAAGTTTTCTGAATACGGACTTCGAGAAGGAGATCTTCTATTTACACGCTATAACGGCAGCTTGGACCTCCTCGGCGTATGCGGACAGGTGCGTAACCTAGGTGGCGAGTTGTTGTACCCCGATAAACTCATGCGAGTGCGATTCGGTCATGGGCTCGTGTTACCGTCTTATGCCGAAATCTTCTTCGGCTCTACCGGCGCACGAGAGCGGATTACCGATGGGGCTGTTTCTTCCGCCGGACAACAGGGTATATCGGGGGCCAAAGTCAAAGCCCAACCGTTCGCATTGCCTCCCTTCGAAGAGCAAGACGAAATCGTCCGCCGGGTCGAGGCACTCTTCAAACTTGCTGATGCCATCGAGAAGCGAGTTGCTGCTGCAACTGCCCGGGCCGAGAACCTGACACAAGCCGTACTCGCGAAGGCATTTCGAGGTGAATTGGTGTCCACCGAAGCCGAACTGGCAAGACGCGAGGGGCGAGATTACGAACCGGCATCGGTGTTGTTGGAGAGGATAAGGGCGGAGAGGCAGACCAAAGCCGCAAATCGTAAAAATAACAGGATATGA